A single Cryomorphaceae bacterium DNA region contains:
- a CDS encoding transketolase family protein — translation MKEYIDQGKKDTRSGFGAGLSELGEKNENVVALCADLTGSLKMNDFAGRWPERFFQVGIAEANMMGIAAGLTIGGKIPFTGTFANFSTGRVYDQIRQSIAYSGKNVKICASHAGLTLGEDGATHQILEDVGMMRMLPGMTVIVPCDYNQTKAATLAIADHEGPVYLRFGRPKVANFTEADAPFEIGKAQLLQEGSDVTIIANGHLVWKALEAAKELHGKGISAEVINMHTVKPLDEEAILASARKTGRVVTAEEHQRNGGLGDAVAQVLAMHAPTSMEMVAVNDSFGESGTPDQLLEKYGLGTKDVLSAVDRIMQR, via the coding sequence ATGAAAGAGTATATCGACCAAGGAAAGAAAGACACCCGCTCAGGCTTCGGCGCTGGATTGAGTGAATTGGGCGAAAAGAACGAGAACGTTGTTGCGCTTTGTGCGGATTTGACCGGATCGTTGAAGATGAACGATTTTGCCGGACGCTGGCCAGAACGCTTCTTCCAAGTGGGTATTGCGGAAGCCAACATGATGGGCATCGCTGCTGGATTGACCATTGGAGGGAAAATTCCTTTCACCGGTACGTTTGCGAACTTCTCTACCGGTCGGGTTTACGATCAGATTCGTCAGTCCATTGCCTACAGTGGAAAGAACGTAAAGATCTGTGCTTCGCACGCGGGATTGACCTTGGGTGAAGATGGTGCGACGCACCAAATCCTAGAGGATGTAGGTATGATGCGTATGTTGCCAGGCATGACGGTGATTGTGCCGTGTGACTACAATCAAACCAAGGCGGCCACGCTTGCCATCGCCGATCACGAAGGACCGGTATACCTTCGATTTGGACGTCCCAAGGTGGCCAACTTTACGGAAGCAGATGCTCCATTTGAAATTGGAAAAGCACAACTCTTGCAAGAAGGTAGTGATGTGACCATCATTGCCAACGGACACTTGGTCTGGAAGGCCTTGGAAGCGGCTAAAGAATTGCACGGCAAAGGAATCTCTGCCGAAGTGATCAACATGCACACCGTTAAGCCACTGGATGAAGAAGCGATCTTGGCTTCAGCCCGCAAGACGGGTCGTGTGGTGACTGCTGAAGAGCATCAGCGCAATGGTGGTCTGGGTGATGCGGTGGCTCAAGTATTGGCGATGCACGCTCCTACTTCTATGGAAATGGTCGCGGTCAATGATTCATTTGGAGAGAGCGGCACCCCGGATCAGCTCTTGGAGAAATACGGTCTTGGGACCAAAGACGTGCTCTCTGCCGTTGATCGCATCATGCAGCGTTAA
- a CDS encoding RNA polymerase sigma factor — translation MDTKEFLNLRNEQGAERAYTVLVREHSKAIYFHIRHMLFDHSVTDDLVQETFLKAWKNIHSFRGPGSVEGWLRRIATNEVLQHLRKSKSRISMVSNEVEDEEGVYSIEPQAPTYWNPQDGEEKFLAAIERLPEKQRLVFSMKYFEDITYGEMAEQLGGSVGSLKASYHHAVQKIKADLGED, via the coding sequence TTGGACACAAAGGAATTCTTAAATCTTAGGAACGAACAAGGCGCGGAGCGCGCGTATACCGTATTGGTGCGCGAGCATTCGAAGGCGATCTATTTCCATATCCGTCATATGCTGTTTGACCACAGCGTAACGGATGACCTCGTTCAAGAAACCTTTTTGAAAGCTTGGAAAAACATTCATTCGTTCCGCGGACCCGGTTCCGTGGAAGGCTGGCTGCGCCGTATTGCAACAAATGAAGTGTTGCAGCATTTAAGGAAGAGTAAGTCTAGGATTTCGATGGTTTCGAATGAAGTTGAAGATGAGGAAGGCGTTTATTCTATCGAGCCGCAGGCTCCGACCTACTGGAACCCACAAGATGGAGAAGAGAAATTCCTTGCGGCGATCGAACGCCTACCGGAAAAGCAGCGACTGGTATTTAGCATGAAGTATTTTGAAGACATCACCTACGGTGAGATGGCCGAGCAACTTGGAGGATCCGTGGGGTCCTTAAAGGCCAGCTATCACCATGCGGTGCAAAAAATTAAAGCAGATCTAGGGGAAGATTAA
- a CDS encoding aspartate aminotransferase family protein produces the protein MSQREDFLQFQAQTTDYASGFEVDRAEGCYIYGRDGKRYLDLVAGVSACNMGHGHPSINKAIKDQVDQYLHVMVYGEYAQDKPIELSKRLASLLPEPLQSVYLVNSGTEAIEGALKLAKRYTRRSEIVAAKGAYHGATHGALSVTGNDEWTRSMRPLLPGVRFLEFNRAEDLELITDQTAAVILETIQGANGFVTPENDYLKRVRERCNETGALLILDEIQPGFGRTGKLFGFQQYGIVPDILVVGKAMGGGLPIGAFISSPKIMDVLRRNPMLGHITTFGGHPVPAAAALAHLDALHHEGVMDQIERKEALLRSELAHRAVKAQTGKGLMLALHLESAELVQAVAKRAMDKGVILFWLLFTGNALRITPPLTISEDQIKEGCRVIRECLDELS, from the coding sequence ATGAGCCAACGCGAGGACTTCCTCCAGTTTCAAGCACAGACTACAGATTACGCCTCGGGATTTGAGGTGGACCGCGCCGAAGGATGTTACATCTATGGGCGCGATGGAAAACGATACCTCGACCTTGTGGCCGGGGTATCGGCCTGTAATATGGGGCATGGTCATCCAAGCATAAACAAAGCCATCAAAGATCAGGTAGATCAATACCTGCACGTGATGGTCTATGGAGAATACGCACAGGACAAGCCTATTGAACTGTCCAAGCGACTGGCTTCTCTCCTTCCCGAACCCTTGCAGTCGGTGTACTTAGTGAACTCAGGTACGGAGGCCATTGAAGGGGCCTTGAAACTAGCCAAGCGATATACACGGAGATCCGAAATAGTAGCCGCTAAAGGGGCTTACCACGGTGCAACTCATGGGGCTTTGAGTGTGACGGGTAATGATGAGTGGACCCGATCCATGCGCCCCTTGCTGCCTGGAGTACGCTTCCTCGAATTCAACCGAGCGGAAGATTTAGAGCTGATTACGGACCAAACGGCAGCAGTAATCCTGGAGACGATTCAGGGAGCTAATGGATTCGTTACCCCTGAAAACGACTACCTCAAGCGCGTACGGGAACGGTGCAATGAAACGGGAGCGCTGCTCATCTTGGATGAAATTCAGCCCGGCTTTGGTCGTACAGGCAAGTTATTCGGCTTTCAGCAGTACGGTATTGTACCAGACATCCTGGTAGTGGGAAAAGCCATGGGCGGTGGTTTACCGATCGGTGCCTTTATCAGTTCACCAAAGATCATGGATGTCTTGAGGCGGAACCCGATGCTGGGGCACATCACCACCTTTGGAGGACACCCCGTGCCCGCAGCGGCAGCATTGGCACACTTGGATGCCTTGCATCACGAAGGAGTGATGGATCAAATCGAAAGGAAAGAAGCGCTTTTAAGATCGGAATTGGCGCATCGGGCCGTGAAGGCCCAAACCGGTAAAGGACTGATGCTTGCCCTGCACCTGGAAAGCGCAGAGCTGGTTCAAGCAGTGGCCAAACGCGCCATGGACAAGGGCGTGATTCTATTCTGGTTATTGTTTACGGGCAATGCGCTTCGGATAACACCACCTTTAACCATTTCGGAAGATCAGATTAAAGAAGGTTGTCGGGTGATCCGGGAATGCTTAGACGAGCTCAGCTAA
- a CDS encoding thioredoxin family protein, giving the protein MIEIHTVEEYHEFLANHALCGMYYTTTTCHTCEVLKPQVTEVFKNRELPVARVNLMHLPSLAGPLHIMGVPTLILMVNGEEQKRLGAYMKMPELNEQLTELAELV; this is encoded by the coding sequence ATGATTGAAATACACACCGTAGAGGAGTATCACGAATTCCTGGCGAATCACGCCTTATGTGGAATGTACTACACCACCACCACGTGCCACACTTGTGAGGTGCTCAAACCCCAGGTAACGGAAGTCTTTAAGAATCGCGAACTTCCTGTGGCTCGGGTGAACTTGATGCATCTACCCAGTCTCGCTGGCCCACTGCATATCATGGGGGTTCCGACGCTTATTTTGATGGTGAACGGCGAGGAGCAAAAGCGCCTTGGTGCCTACATGAAGATGCCAGAGCTAAATGAGCAGTTGACCGAATTAGCTGAGCTCGTCTAA
- a CDS encoding CoA-binding protein has protein sequence MNQGKTLVLGATPNSGRYAYRATTMLQANDIPVVPVGIRNGQIGGEDIIKGKPVVDDVETVTLYVGPARQPEYYDYLMDLAPKRIIFNPGTENPELMRLARENGIETEIACTLVLLSTGQY, from the coding sequence ATGAATCAAGGGAAAACATTGGTCTTGGGCGCTACGCCAAACTCGGGACGATACGCCTATCGAGCCACAACGATGTTGCAGGCCAACGATATTCCAGTAGTGCCTGTGGGCATTCGAAATGGGCAAATCGGCGGAGAAGACATCATAAAGGGAAAGCCCGTTGTCGATGACGTAGAGACCGTCACCTTATACGTGGGTCCCGCCAGACAGCCGGAGTACTATGATTACCTCATGGACTTGGCGCCCAAGCGAATTATATTCAACCCCGGAACAGAAAATCCCGAGCTGATGCGCTTGGCAAGGGAAAATGGAATTGAAACGGAGATCGCGTGCACACTCGTTCTCCTCAGCACTGGTCAATACTGA